The genomic interval TCCCCGAACTGCTCGCCTTCGAGCGCGAGCAGGGGGTCCGGTCGGCGTTCTACGTCCTCGACGAGCAGTCCCTCTTTGCCAACCGGCCACCGAGGGAGTGGCTCACGATGGAGGGGTGGCAGCTCTACGCCGGGCGCTACGACATCGAGGACGAGCCTATCCGCGACCTGCTCGTCAGGCTCCGGCAGGGCGGCTGGGAGGTCGGCCTCCACGGCTCCTACGAGGCCGTCGACGACCGCGAGCGCCTGCGGAGCGAGAAGCGCCGCCTGGAGTCCGTTCTGGGCGAGCCCGTCGTCGGCGGTCGCCAGCACTACCTCCAACTCGAACGGCCCGAGACGTGGGAACACTACCGGGCCATCGGTCTGGGGTACGACACGACGCTCGGCAGTCCCGACGAGTACGGGTTCACCGACGGCTACCGGCCGTTCCGGCCCTTCGACGACGAGTTCGTCGTCTTCCCGCTGACGGTGATGGAGGGCGCACTGCCCGACCCCGGCGAGGCGTTCGACCGGTCGTGGGCCGAACTCGACTCGCTGCTGTCCGAAGCCGAGGAACACGACGCCGTGATGACGGCGCTATGGCATCCGCGCCACTTCAGCCGCGACCACCCGGGGTACGGGCGGCTCTACCGCCGGCTGGTCAGGTCGGCGCTGGACCGCGGCGCGTGGGTCGGTCCACCGGGCGAGCTGTACGCCCTCCGGCAGTCGTCGCCGGTCACCCCGGACGAGTGACGGCCGAGTTATCGACCCGGCGGCCCCGGTGCGACCGTCCATACCCTGTAACTCCCTGTGCGGCCACTGTCCGCCACGCTCCGAGGGCGTTCCCGATAAGGTCCAGATAATCAAGAGCGTCCCCCGCCGAGGTCGACGCGAGCAACATGCGCGTCGAACGACTGTCTCTTTCGGAGTGGGCGGAGACGCTCCCGGACACTGGCTACGAGGTGTTTCACACGCCGGCGGCGCTGTCGGCCATCGAGGCTCACACCGACGGTGAGCTCCGCCTCTTCGGCGGATTCAAGGGGGAACAGCCGGTGGGCCTGCTGCCGGTCGTCGAACAGTCCCGGGCCGTCGGGCGGACCGTCATGTCGCCGCCGCCGGCGATGAACGTCCCCCGACTGGGCCCCATCGTGATGCCGACGAGCCCGAAGCAACGCAAGCGAGAACGGGTGAACCGGAAGTTCGTCGAGGCCGTGCTGGCGGAACTGAACACCGACGGGCCGATGTCGCTCGTCCGGCTGCTGACGATGTGTGGCTACACCGACCCCAGACCGTTTCTGTGGGCCGACTTCGACCTCAAGACGAAGTACACGTATCTGGTCGATCTGGCCGACACGGACCCCGACAGCGTCCTGGCCTCCTTCAGCAAGAGCCTCAGACGGGACGTCAGGAACGCCCGAGAGAGCGACGTGACAGTCGACGCCGAGGGCATGGCGGCGACGCGGACCGTCTTCGAGCGGACCCGGGACCGCTACGCCGAACAGGACCGCGGGTTCCCGCTCTCGTGGGAGTACGTCAGCGACCTCGTCGCGGGCCTCGACGACCGCGCCCGGACCTACGTCGCCCGCGGCCCCGACGGCGAGTTCCTCTCCGGGGTGACGGCGCTGTTCGGGCCGGACATGGCCTACTTCTGGCAGGGCGGCACCCGAGCCGAACACGACGTCGCGGTCAACAGCCTGCTGCACTGGCGGATAATCGAGGACGTGCTCACCGACCCGACCTTCGAGCGCGTCGGCGCCTACGACCTGATGGGGGCAAACACCGAGCGGCTCTGTGACTACAAGGGCAAGTTCGCCGGGGAGCTCGTGCCCTACTACGCCGTCGAGACCGACAGCCCGGCGATGAATCTGGCCAAGTCCGCCTTCAGTGCGGTGAAACGATGACGGACCTGCGGGTGTTGAACCTCACCACCAACGAGAGCTCCCAGTTCTTCCAGGCACAGGTCGAGGAACTGCAGCGCCGCGGCGTCGAGTCGACGACGCTGTCGGTGCCCGGTGAGAACCACTCGCAGTCGGTCGACGCCGACACGGACGGGAGCCGGTCGGTGTGGGACTACGCCCGGTTTTACCCGTCGGTGCTCGCCCACTCGCTCGACGGCTACGACCTCGTCCACGCCAACTACGGCCTCACCGCGCCGATGGCCGTCGCACAGCCGCGGCTCCCGGTGGTCCTGTCGCTGTGGGGCTCCGATCTGATGGGGCGGTACGGCCCCCTGACGAAACGGGTCGCCCCGTTCTGTGACGAGGTCATCGTCATGTCGGAGGGGATGGCCGAGGTCTACGGCGAGTCGTGTCGCGTCATCCCCCACGGCGTCGATCTGGACCTCTTCGAGCCGATGGACCGGGACGCGGCCCGCGAGACGGTCGGGTGGCCGACGGACGAACGCATCGTCCTCTTCCCGTATCCGCCCAAACGCGAGGTGAAGAACTACCCGCGGGCCCGCGACATCGTCGGCCGGGTGCAGGACCGCCTCGACCGGCCGGTGTCGCTCCGGACCGCGACCGACGTTCCCCACGAGCGGATGGCGTCCTACTTCAACGCGGCCGACGCGCTCGTCATGACCTCCCGCCGCGAGGGGTCGCCCAACACGGTCAAGGAGGCGATGGCGTGTAACCTCCCGGTGGTCTCGACCGACGTCGGCGACGTTCGCCATCGGCTGGGACCCGTCGAGCCGTCCACGGTCAGCGACGACGACGACGAACTCGTCGCGGGACTGGTCGAGATACTCCGGGCCGGGGAGCGCTCCAACGGCCGCGAGCACGCGACCGAAATCGGCGTCGAACAGATGGGCGCGCGACTGCTCTCGGTGTACGAGTCGGTCGCCGCGCAGTGAGCCGAAACACCTCCATACCGGCCACAACCCGTCAATAACAATGGCTGACGACCGACCAGCAACGCCCAGATAGCCGCCATGTCCTCGCTCAGACGCCGACACGTCGCGGTCCTTCTCGCCGGGTATCTCGCGTACACCGTCGGCCTCGTCGTCGCCGCCCGCTCCCAGCCCACGGGGTACGAGATATCGGTATACAGCGCCAGCCCAGCGGCGTTCTGGGTCGGGGCCGCCGTCGCCCTCCTCGCGGCGATGACTGTGGGGCTGAACGCGGCGGCGACCACGCTGCGGAGTCGCCTCGCCCTGTTGCTCGGCGCGCTCGTCGGCATCTCGGTGGCGATACTACCCACTATCCGGGACTACTACTACTACGGGGCCGGTGACGCGCTCTCCTATCTCGGCTGGACGCGCCTGATAGCCGAGGGACAGCTCAACCCCGCCGAGTTCCTCTATCCCGGTATCAACAGCATCGCGGTCGTCCTGACAGCGGTGACAGGGCTGCCCCCGCGGCGGACACTCCCGCTCGTCGTCCCCGTCTTCCTCGCAATCTACATCCTGTTCACGGCGCTGTGTGTCACACGGCTCGCCGCCCGGTCGAAGGCCGCCGCCGTCGGGACGTTCTTCGCGCTCCTTTTCTTGCCCATCAACAACATCCACACCTACATCTTCCCGTACCCGACCAGCGCGGCCATCTTCTTCACGCCGTTCGCGCTGTATCTCCTGATCCGCTACGTCGGGGAACGCGACACGCTGGTGTCGGTCCGTGGCTACGACGTCGCGACGCCGCTGGGCGTCCTGCTGACGCTCGCCGGCATCGCGGCGATTCTCATCCACCCCCAGTCGGGCTCGAACGTCCTGCTCATCATCGGCGCCGGCTTCGGGCTGCAGTTGCTCGCGCGGGTCTACGGAGCCTTCTGGCCGGCCGGGCGGCTGACCGACCACCGGTCCCTGGCCCCACAGACCGCGCTCGTCGGGCTCTTTTTCGCCCTCTGGATACCGCGGTTCAACCGGGCGACCGGCACCGTCAGCGCGGTGGTCAACGGCCTGCTGTACGGCGCGAACCCCGGCGACGAGATATCGACGGTCGGCTCCTCGCTGTCGACGCTGGGCAGCGGCATCGGCGAGCTGTTCGTCAAGATATTCCTCGTGAGCGCCGTCCTCTCGGTCGTCGCCGGCGCCGTGATGCTGTGGGCGGTGGCCGGCGGCCTCGACGAGCGGTACCCGGACCGCAACAGCCTGCTGCGGTACGTCGCCTTCGGATTCGTCCCCGTGTTCACGCTGTTTGGCCTGTTCTACGTCACGAGCGTGACGCGCCAGCCGTTCCGCTATCTCGGCTTCATCATGGTGTTCGTCACGGTCCTCGTGGCCGTCGCCGTCACCGACGGGATTCCGTTCTCGCTCTCCCTGTCGAGCCGGAACTGGCAACTCGCCGTCGGCGTCGCCCTCGTGGTCATGCTCGTCCCGCAGGCCATGGTCATCCACCAGTCGCCGTACATGTACAAGGACTCGGACCACGTCCCGGAGACGTACATGGAGGGCCACGTCACCTCCTTCGAGCAGCGCGACCCCGAGGTCTACTTTGCGGGGCCACGCGGCGGGCCGCGCCGGTACGTCGATGCGTACTACGGGACGACGACGACTGACTTCACGCCCGGGGGGAAGGAGTTCCCCGGGAAGGAGGCGATGATACCGTTCTCCGTCTTCGGCAACAACACCACGCAGTACTACTCGCGGTGTCGGTACGTCCCCCTCACGTCGAGTGACTACCAGCGCGAGATCGGGCTCTACGAGGGGTTCAGATACTCGGCGGACGCGTTCCGGTCGTTCAGGCAGAACCCGAACGTCAACCGCGTCCAGACCAACGGTGACTACAGGCTCTACTACGTCCGCGGGTCGGACTGTGGTCGATGACCCTCGCCGACCGCATCGCCGCCGGGTTCAAGCTGACTATGGTGGGCCGGGTGGTCCACGCGGCCGCGAACGGCGCGCTCTTGCTGGTCTTGACGCGGTATCTGCTCGAACCCGACCAGTACGGGCTGCTGTACTTCGCTATCTCGGTGGTCGGTATCGCCGAGCTGTTCGGGACGCTCGGCGTCCCGAACGCCACGGCTCGGTACGTCAACGAGTATCTGGAAAAAGACGAGCGGCAGGTCCGCTACATCATCCGCTGGTCGCTGGCTATCATCCTCGCGGTCGCGCTCTCCGTCTCGGTCGTCGTCTCCCTCGCCGGCGGCGTTCTGGCCGACCTGCTCGGTCGGCCCGCGGTCGCCCCGGTGTTGACCGTCGGCGGGCTCTACATCGCGGGGCGCTCGCTCATCGGGTACCTGAAGTCCGTCTTCCAGGCGTTCAACCGCGTCGGCTACAGCGCCGGGCTGACGGTGGTAAACAGCGTCACCCGGCTGGCGGTCACGACCGGGCTCGTCGTGCTGGGGTACGGCGTCACCGGCGCGATGGCCGGCTACGTCGTGGGCTTTTTCGTCGCCGTCGCCGTCGGGCTGGTGGCGCTGTACGCGAACTTCTACCGCTCGCTCCCGCCGACGGAGACGCCGGAGAGCGACCTCCGCGGTCGCATCGCCCGCTACAGCGTCCCGACGGCGGCCACCCGCGCGAGCGTGGTCCTCGACAGCAAAATCGACACCGTCCTCGTCGGCATCCTGGCGACACCGGCGGCGGTGGCGTTCTACACGCTGGCCCGCCAGATAGCGGACCTCTGTATCGCGCCCGCCCAGTCGCTCGGCTTTACCATCACACCGACGCTCGGCGAACAGTCGGCCGCCGAGAACTCCGACACCGCCGGCCGTATCTACGGCGAGTCGCTGCGGAACGTCCTCCTGCTGTACGTCCCCGCGGCGGCCGGGCTCGTCGTCGTCGCCGAGCCGACCATCCGCTACGTCGTCGGCACCGAGTATCTCGGTGCCGTGGCGCTGGTCCAGCTGTACGCCCTCTTCGTCGTCGTCAGGGCCGTCCACAAGATAACCGGGTCGGCCCTCGACTATCTCGGACTCGCCCAGATCCGGGCTATCGCCCGCGGGACCAGCGCGGGCGGTAACTTCCTCCTGAACCTCCTGCTCATCCCACCGCTGGGCGCGCTGGGGGCCGGTATCGCGACGGTCATCACCTACAGCGCCTACACCGGCGTCAACGTCTACTACATCCACCGCGAGCTCCAGTTCGACATCGGGGGCGTGGCCAGTGACCTGGCCCGGGTCGCCGCTATCGCGCTCGTCATGGTCGGCGTGGTGGTCTCGGTGTTGCCACACGTCCACGGCATCGTCTCGCTCGCGGCCGTCATCGCCACTGGCGGCGCCGTCTGGGCGACCCTCGCTGTCGCCAGCGGGCTGGTCGAACCGAGCGCTGTGCTCTCGTTTATCACGTGACAGGGGCACGATACCGACGGTCGCAGTACCGATACTCGGACAGGCGCTCTATAACTACACGCCCGGTTGTGTAAGGCTGGTCCATGCCTTCGGTCGCATTCATGGGGAGTCACCCCCTCGGCGAACGCTGTCTCGAAGAACTCACCAGCCGGGACGCCTTCGACGTCGAACTGGTCGTCACCTACGGCCCCAACGAGGACACCTGGTGGGACGGCTGTCTGTACGACCGCGCCAAGCAACTGGGCCACCGCGTCGTCACGCGCTCGTCGGAGCGCGTCGTGCTCAAACACGACATCGACTACCTGGTCAGCGTCTACTATCCCGACATCCTCGGCGAGGAGCTGCTCGACCACCCCAACGTCGCCCCTCTGAACCTCCACCAGGCCGAACTCCCCCGGTATCGCGGGAGCAACGTCTTCTCCCACGCCATCATGAACGCCCGCGACGACGACCACTGGCGCTACGGCACCACGCTGCACGTGATGGCACCGGAGGTCGACGCCGGTGACATCGTCGCCCGTCGGTTCGTCCCGATAGAGGAGACCGACACGGCGCGGATGCTGTACGACCGCGTCACCGACGCTTCCGCCGAGCTGTTCCGCGAACAGCTCACGACGCTCCGGGACGGTGACGTCCACCGGGTGGCGACGCCCCAGTCGGCCTACAACGGGGAGCGGTACTTCTACACGAAAGAGAGTCTGGACGGCGAGAAAGCGATTCCGGCCGAGCGGCTGGCCGACGACGACGAGTCGACCCAGCTCGCGGTGTACGACAAGATTCGCGCGCTGGACTTCCCGCCGTTCCAGCCCGCCTACACGGAGCTCGCCGGGAACCGCGTCTATCTGACGGCGACCGACTACAGCGACCTCTTCGAGGGGGCGTCGGTGCCGAGTCTCGGCGTCGAGACCGACGCGGTGCCGGTCTCGGGGAACTAGAACTGCTCGACGGCGTTCGTCCGGTCGACGGGGACGACGCTCTTCTTGCGGGCCGACTCCTCGGCGTATTCGAGCGTCTCGACCGCGCGGGCACCGACGGCCCCGTCGGCGGGTGGCTGCTCCCCCTTTTTGCTGGCCTCGATGAACGCCGAGACCTCCATCTTCAGCGGCTCGCGCTTGTCCGTGTTGTGGGAAATCGCGCCGTCGTTGCGCGATTTGAGCCCGTCGTCGGGGTCCGAGAACACTTCGGCGTCGAACAGTTCGAGCTTGGTGTTTTGCAGATAGTCGACGTAGGCCGAGCGGTTCGACCCCACGACCACGAGGTCGCGCTTCTTGTCGAAGACCGGCACCTGCCACGAGGAGTTGATGACGCCGCTGGTGTTGCCGTATTCCAGCGTGATGGTGGCCGTCTCGACGATGTTCTCACGGACGAACGAGTCGAGCTGGCCGTGGACGGTGTCGGGACGGCGACCCAGCAGGTAGTCGTAGATGTCCACGTCGTGGACCGCGAGCGAGTACAGCACGCCCGTGGTGGTCCGGGGGACCCGGAACGAAAAGCGCCGGGTCTGGAGATACTTGATGCGGCCCAGCTCCCCCCGGTCGATGCGTCGCTTCAGCGCGACGAGCGCGGGGTGATACCGGAAGATGTGGCCCACGCCGAGCGTACAGTCGTTGTCCTCGGCGGCCTCCACGATGTCCCAGGCGTCCCGGGAGGTGAGTGCGAGCGGTTTCTCGACGAGGAGGTCGATACCCCGCTCCAGCATCGACAACCCGACCGTCCGGTGTGTCGTCGAGGGCGTCGCGACCGTCGCCGCGTCCACGTCGAGGTTCCCGATGTCGGTCACGTAGGGGAGGTCGTAGGTCTCGGCCAGCGAGGAGGCCCGCCCCTCGTCGGTGTCACAGAGCACGACCTCGTCGAGCTCGCCATCGTCCATCAGTTCCTTCGCGACGCGGACGTGGTTTTTCCCCCAGTAACCGGTGCCGACGACGCCGTATCTCATTCGTAGAACCCCCTGATGGCCGCACAGACGCGGTCGATCTCTTCGTCGGTGATGCGGGGGT from Halomicroarcula saliterrae carries:
- a CDS encoding polysaccharide deacetylase family protein, whose protein sequence is MSGEWVPEGHEFALCLTHDIDRPYKTYQSLFYALTRRDPTHLLDLAPGRRPYWTFPELLAFEREQGVRSAFYVLDEQSLFANRPPREWLTMEGWQLYAGRYDIEDEPIRDLLVRLRQGGWEVGLHGSYEAVDDRERLRSEKRRLESVLGEPVVGGRQHYLQLERPETWEHYRAIGLGYDTTLGSPDEYGFTDGYRPFRPFDDEFVVFPLTVMEGALPDPGEAFDRSWAELDSLLSEAEEHDAVMTALWHPRHFSRDHPGYGRLYRRLVRSALDRGAWVGPPGELYALRQSSPVTPDE
- a CDS encoding GNAT family N-acetyltransferase: MRVERLSLSEWAETLPDTGYEVFHTPAALSAIEAHTDGELRLFGGFKGEQPVGLLPVVEQSRAVGRTVMSPPPAMNVPRLGPIVMPTSPKQRKRERVNRKFVEAVLAELNTDGPMSLVRLLTMCGYTDPRPFLWADFDLKTKYTYLVDLADTDPDSVLASFSKSLRRDVRNARESDVTVDAEGMAATRTVFERTRDRYAEQDRGFPLSWEYVSDLVAGLDDRARTYVARGPDGEFLSGVTALFGPDMAYFWQGGTRAEHDVAVNSLLHWRIIEDVLTDPTFERVGAYDLMGANTERLCDYKGKFAGELVPYYAVETDSPAMNLAKSAFSAVKR
- a CDS encoding glycosyltransferase family 4 protein translates to MRVLNLTTNESSQFFQAQVEELQRRGVESTTLSVPGENHSQSVDADTDGSRSVWDYARFYPSVLAHSLDGYDLVHANYGLTAPMAVAQPRLPVVLSLWGSDLMGRYGPLTKRVAPFCDEVIVMSEGMAEVYGESCRVIPHGVDLDLFEPMDRDAARETVGWPTDERIVLFPYPPKREVKNYPRARDIVGRVQDRLDRPVSLRTATDVPHERMASYFNAADALVMTSRREGSPNTVKEAMACNLPVVSTDVGDVRHRLGPVEPSTVSDDDDELVAGLVEILRAGERSNGREHATEIGVEQMGARLLSVYESVAAQ
- a CDS encoding oligosaccharide flippase family protein — protein: MTLADRIAAGFKLTMVGRVVHAAANGALLLVLTRYLLEPDQYGLLYFAISVVGIAELFGTLGVPNATARYVNEYLEKDERQVRYIIRWSLAIILAVALSVSVVVSLAGGVLADLLGRPAVAPVLTVGGLYIAGRSLIGYLKSVFQAFNRVGYSAGLTVVNSVTRLAVTTGLVVLGYGVTGAMAGYVVGFFVAVAVGLVALYANFYRSLPPTETPESDLRGRIARYSVPTAATRASVVLDSKIDTVLVGILATPAAVAFYTLARQIADLCIAPAQSLGFTITPTLGEQSAAENSDTAGRIYGESLRNVLLLYVPAAAGLVVVAEPTIRYVVGTEYLGAVALVQLYALFVVVRAVHKITGSALDYLGLAQIRAIARGTSAGGNFLLNLLLIPPLGALGAGIATVITYSAYTGVNVYYIHRELQFDIGGVASDLARVAAIALVMVGVVVSVLPHVHGIVSLAAVIATGGAVWATLAVASGLVEPSAVLSFIT
- a CDS encoding methionyl-tRNA formyltransferase yields the protein MPSVAFMGSHPLGERCLEELTSRDAFDVELVVTYGPNEDTWWDGCLYDRAKQLGHRVVTRSSERVVLKHDIDYLVSVYYPDILGEELLDHPNVAPLNLHQAELPRYRGSNVFSHAIMNARDDDHWRYGTTLHVMAPEVDAGDIVARRFVPIEETDTARMLYDRVTDASAELFREQLTTLRDGDVHRVATPQSAYNGERYFYTKESLDGEKAIPAERLADDDESTQLAVYDKIRALDFPPFQPAYTELAGNRVYLTATDYSDLFEGASVPSLGVETDAVPVSGN
- a CDS encoding Gfo/Idh/MocA family protein, encoding MRYGVVGTGYWGKNHVRVAKELMDDGELDEVVLCDTDEGRASSLAETYDLPYVTDIGNLDVDAATVATPSTTHRTVGLSMLERGIDLLVEKPLALTSRDAWDIVEAAEDNDCTLGVGHIFRYHPALVALKRRIDRGELGRIKYLQTRRFSFRVPRTTTGVLYSLAVHDVDIYDYLLGRRPDTVHGQLDSFVRENIVETATITLEYGNTSGVINSSWQVPVFDKKRDLVVVGSNRSAYVDYLQNTKLELFDAEVFSDPDDGLKSRNDGAISHNTDKREPLKMEVSAFIEASKKGEQPPADGAVGARAVETLEYAEESARKKSVVPVDRTNAVEQF